From Argopecten irradians isolate NY chromosome 12, Ai_NY, whole genome shotgun sequence, one genomic window encodes:
- the LOC138336362 gene encoding uncharacterized protein PF3D7_1120000-like: MECTKHTGETVIMVCKSCVKYPLLCGVCIEEDHTEHKLQTLRNAALSIRQHFEQVETDKLDVFKEIKSDLVNISKLREECHQESSRVGEEIVKHVDVIKGEVDKVNKEVEEKRKTEFDRNMASIDETEQALTQQVSRIEMFQKKVAEIQKMNDYVEVIVAGRDTEVPDTARVPRPDIHRLQFQTGNVNAWQLERMFGTVAGTCDGKTEKGEEKANTSSDFVGSIKRELNVNISSVNSFSHSQTHGLAYMFCHDSELCFLKCSARNSVKLSDSSGQIKQSINLGTTTNGFTVTKDNRLLFCCTHQNCVKEMQLPNGEITEKIDTSPLTPKCICTGPYGDIYVTLCDNTEYEVTESSTRALARYGKRGREKTRRQNDAYGNNIFVLPLEVCVNSANTQIAVINDINRRRSELVLFDGQLSPELIYRGPSVLTGDTMEGFELAGVMFDSRDNILVAEAFSRTVQLLSPSCEPLKTLLVTDASPRALALHDDKVWVGDHKGNVRIFRYSY, translated from the coding sequence ATGGAGTGTACTAAACACACAGGTGAGACAGTGATTATGGTGTGTAAGTCATGTGTAAAGTATCCCCTTCTCTGTGGAGTTTGTATTGAGGAGGACCATACAGAACACAAACTACAGACATTACGGAACGCCGCTCTGTCTATCCGTCAGCACTTTGAACAGGTAGAAACAGACAAACTGGACGTATTTAAAGAAATCAAATCTGACTTGGTAAATATATCGAAACTTAGGGAAGAATGTCACCAAGAATCGAGTCGTGTTGGTGAGGAAATCGTAAAACATGTTGATGTTATAAAAGGTGAGGTTGACAAAGTCAACAAGGAAGTAGAAGAGAAACGTAAAACCGAGTTCGATAGAAACATGGCTTCTATTGACGAAACGGAGCAAGCCCTGACACAACAAGTGTCTCGGATAGAAATGTTCCAGAAGAAGGTGGCCGAGATACAGAAGATGAACGACTACGTGGAGGTCATCGTGGCCGGCAGGGATACGGAGGTCCCCGATACCGCACGTGTTCCGAGACCCGACATACATAGGCTACAATTCCAGACGGGAAATGTCAATGCATGGCAACTGGAGCGAATGTTTGGTACTGTTGCAGGTACATGTGATGGAAAAACAGAGAAAGGAGAAGAGAAGGCCAATACCTCGTCAGACTTTGTTGGTTCGATTAAAAGagaattaaatgtaaatatatcgtCTGTGAATTCTTTCAGCCATTCGCAAACACATGGTTTGGCGTACATGTTTTGTCATGACTCAGAGTTGTGCTTCCTGAAATGTAGTGCTAGGAACAGTGTAAAGCTTTCGGACAGTTCTGGACAAATTAAACAATCCATCAACCTTGGAACCACGACTAACGGCTTTACAGTCACGAAAGATAACCGGCTACTTTTCTGTTGTACCCATCAGAACTGTGTCAAGGAGATGCAGCTACCAAATGGAGAAATTACAGAGAAGATTGATACCAGTCCCCTAACACCAAAGTGTATATGTACAGGTCCGTATGGTGACATATATGTTACACTATGCGATAATACTGAATATGAAGTCACAGAAAGCAGCACACGTGCTTTGGCGAGGTATGGTAAACGGGGCCGAGAGAAAACGCGCCGTCAGAATGATGCATATGGTAACAATATCTTTGTTTTGCCATTGGAAGTCTGTGTAAACAGCGCAAATACACAAATAGCGGTCATCAATGATATAAATCGCAGACGTAGTGAGCTGGTTCTTTTTGACGGACAACTTTCACCCGAACTAATTTACAGAGGACCAAGTGTTTTAACCGGTGACACGATGGAAGGATTTGAACTAGCTGGGGTCATGTTTGATTCCAGAGATAACATTTTAGTTGCTGAAGCATTTAGTCGCACTGTTCAACTTTTGAGTCCATCTTGTGAACCATTAAAGACATTGCTTGTTACTGATGCCAGTCCAAGGGCCCTTGCGTTGCACGACGATAAAGTGTGGGTTGGTGATCATAAAGGCAATGTGCGGATTTTCAGGTACTCGTATTAA